From Streptomyces sp. NBC_00690, a single genomic window includes:
- a CDS encoding Gfo/Idh/MocA family protein produces MNDAASFPAEGNHLETPGELPDTTAGGTDGPPSRRSVLRTSAGVAGAGLAFGALGTGTAAAAATDGAGAAGTAEKTPARAGRTMVGVPFERRSTVRVGIIGLGNRGSSMIDLFLALPGVQVRALCDPVRAKTERAAAKVLAAGQPAPAVYSHGEEDYENLCRRGDLDLVYVATPWEAHFEMAKSALSNGKHVGVECPVAMRLDELWELVDLSERTRRHCMQLENCCYGRNEMRVLRMAHAGKFGELLHAAGAYNHDLRQLMFDPDYYEGPWRRQWHTRLRGDLYPNHGFGPVANYLDVNRGDRVVSISSFGTPALGLAEYREANMPADDPSWKESYISSDRTISMLRTARGRVIRLEHDVSTPHPYSRINSLGGTKGVFEDYPARIYVEPDHTNHQWGSFARYADWDHWLWKEHSNPPGGHGGMDYIMIFRLMQCMQLGLVPDFDVYDAATWTAPVPLSHTSIRAKGTPLPIPDFTRGEWKKPRTGVDSVKPSS; encoded by the coding sequence ATGAACGACGCAGCATCCTTCCCCGCCGAGGGGAACCACCTCGAAACCCCGGGCGAGCTGCCCGACACCACCGCGGGCGGCACCGACGGCCCGCCGAGCCGTCGCTCCGTGCTGCGGACCTCGGCGGGAGTCGCCGGCGCGGGACTCGCCTTCGGCGCCCTGGGAACCGGGACGGCCGCTGCTGCTGCGACCGACGGCGCCGGGGCGGCAGGCACGGCCGAGAAGACACCCGCCCGGGCGGGCCGCACCATGGTGGGCGTACCGTTCGAGCGCCGCAGTACGGTCCGCGTGGGGATCATCGGTCTCGGCAACCGCGGTAGCAGCATGATCGACCTCTTCCTCGCCCTGCCCGGCGTCCAGGTGCGCGCCTTGTGCGACCCGGTGCGGGCCAAGACGGAACGGGCCGCGGCCAAGGTGCTGGCGGCCGGCCAGCCGGCCCCGGCCGTCTACTCCCACGGCGAGGAGGACTACGAGAACCTGTGCCGCCGCGGCGATCTCGACCTCGTCTATGTGGCGACCCCTTGGGAGGCCCACTTCGAGATGGCGAAGTCGGCGCTGTCGAACGGCAAGCACGTCGGTGTGGAGTGCCCCGTCGCCATGCGCCTCGACGAGTTGTGGGAGCTCGTCGATCTGTCCGAGCGCACCCGACGGCACTGCATGCAGCTGGAGAACTGCTGCTACGGCAGGAACGAGATGCGGGTGCTGCGCATGGCGCACGCGGGCAAGTTCGGCGAGTTGCTCCACGCCGCGGGCGCCTACAACCACGACCTGCGCCAGTTGATGTTCGACCCGGACTACTACGAGGGCCCCTGGCGGCGGCAGTGGCACACCCGGTTGCGCGGTGACCTCTACCCCAACCACGGCTTCGGCCCGGTGGCCAACTACCTGGACGTCAACCGCGGCGACCGGGTGGTGAGCATCTCCAGTTTCGGGACCCCCGCGCTGGGCCTCGCGGAGTACCGCGAGGCGAACATGCCTGCGGATGACCCGAGTTGGAAGGAGTCGTACATCAGCAGCGATCGGACGATCAGCATGCTCCGCACGGCTCGGGGGCGGGTCATCCGGTTGGAGCACGACGTCTCCACCCCGCACCCCTACAGCCGCATCAACAGCCTCGGCGGCACCAAGGGCGTCTTCGAGGACTATCCCGCGCGCATCTACGTCGAGCCCGATCACACCAACCACCAGTGGGGCAGCTTCGCACGGTACGCCGACTGGGACCACTGGCTGTGGAAGGAGCACTCCAACCCGCCCGGCGGCCACGGCGGCATGGACTACATCATGATCTTTCGTCTGATGCAGTGCATGCAGCTGGGTCTGGTGCCCGACTTCGACGTGTACGACGCGGCCACCTGGACGGCTCCCGTACCGCTCAGTCACACCTCGATCCGGGCCAAGGGCACACCACTGCCTATTCCCGACTTCACGCGCGGGGAGTGGAAGAAGCCTCGCACCGGTGTGGATTCGGTCAAACCTTCGAGCTGA
- a CDS encoding ABC transporter ATP-binding protein, translated as MQIRDLPYLDPGDPDVRSGTRLLIWLGRRQWRGQLAGLGWALVNQLGVAALPLGVGLAVQAVVDGSGRRLAYASGLLLLLGVIIALGDTMVHRATITNWTTAAARIQQLLSRSTAELGSLLTRRVPAGEVVAISTADAEKIGWFVEALSRFAAAAIALLTIGTGLTLYQPSLGIIVAIGLPVLALAVLPLLPIATRRADHQREKAGYATELAADTVAGLRVLRGIGGEDLFLSRYRRASQDVRGASVRSASMWALISAIQVLLPGALLLTIVVYGAQLALDGHIAVGELITVYSAVLLTAHPLRNFAEMAMAYSYSKPSAERAARVLALRRTADAAPASAAPVESDPSERPLGGDLHDPVSGILAAEGLLTAVVCGDPDLAGRLAERLGGHPATDDTNDSVLLGGAALDGMPLLRARANVLVQDKEPVLLSGTLRELLDVPSSGRVSAAAALEAAHCADALAALALAGGDTGEDPMEARITERGRSLSGGQRQRLALARSLVADPEVLVLDEPTSAVDSHTESRVAAGIKRVRAGRTTVVFASSPLLLDLADRVVLVDEGQAVACGTHRELLRSEPRYRAVVTRETQDEIEQRLAAMGTDGFTGAAMKRTGKIRGPLDTGPSPQHRAYGGNEESR; from the coding sequence ATGCAAATTCGCGACCTTCCGTATCTTGACCCAGGTGACCCAGACGTCCGGTCCGGAACCCGCTTGTTGATCTGGCTCGGCCGTCGCCAGTGGCGCGGCCAACTCGCCGGCCTCGGCTGGGCGTTGGTCAACCAACTGGGCGTGGCCGCACTGCCGTTGGGCGTGGGCCTCGCCGTCCAGGCCGTGGTGGACGGCTCTGGGAGACGACTGGCGTACGCCAGCGGACTGCTCCTCCTGCTGGGCGTGATCATCGCGCTCGGTGACACCATGGTCCACCGGGCGACCATCACCAACTGGACCACGGCCGCCGCCCGCATCCAACAGTTGCTCTCCCGCAGCACGGCGGAGCTCGGCTCCCTGCTCACCCGCCGTGTTCCGGCCGGTGAAGTGGTGGCGATCTCGACCGCGGACGCGGAGAAGATCGGTTGGTTCGTCGAAGCGCTCTCACGATTCGCCGCGGCGGCCATCGCCCTCCTCACCATCGGCACCGGACTGACCCTCTACCAACCCTCCCTCGGCATCATCGTGGCGATCGGCCTGCCCGTGCTGGCACTGGCCGTACTGCCCCTGCTGCCCATAGCCACCCGTCGGGCGGACCACCAACGCGAAAAGGCCGGCTACGCAACGGAGTTGGCGGCGGACACCGTCGCCGGGCTGCGGGTGCTGCGCGGCATCGGCGGCGAAGACCTCTTCCTCAGCCGCTACCGCAGGGCCTCCCAAGACGTGCGCGGCGCCTCGGTCCGCAGCGCCAGCATGTGGGCCCTGATCTCGGCGATCCAAGTCCTCCTCCCCGGCGCCCTCCTGTTGACGATCGTCGTGTACGGGGCGCAATTGGCCCTGGACGGACACATCGCGGTCGGTGAACTGATCACCGTCTACAGCGCCGTTCTGCTCACCGCCCATCCACTGCGCAACTTCGCGGAGATGGCCATGGCCTACTCCTACTCCAAGCCCTCGGCCGAGAGGGCGGCGCGGGTGTTGGCACTGCGCCGCACCGCCGACGCCGCACCGGCATCGGCCGCCCCCGTCGAATCCGACCCGTCGGAACGCCCCCTCGGCGGCGACCTCCACGATCCCGTCAGCGGGATCCTCGCCGCGGAGGGCCTTTTGACCGCCGTCGTCTGCGGCGACCCCGACCTCGCCGGAAGGCTCGCCGAACGGCTCGGCGGGCATCCGGCCACCGATGACACCAACGATTCCGTGCTGCTCGGTGGAGCGGCCCTGGACGGGATGCCCCTCCTTCGCGCCCGGGCGAACGTCCTGGTCCAGGACAAGGAGCCGGTACTGCTGTCCGGCACCCTGCGGGAACTGCTCGACGTGCCCTCGTCCGGCCGGGTCTCCGCCGCCGCCGCACTCGAAGCCGCCCACTGCGCCGATGCCCTCGCCGCCCTCGCCCTCGCCGGCGGGGACACCGGTGAGGACCCCATGGAGGCACGCATCACCGAACGCGGCAGATCCCTCTCCGGGGGGCAGCGCCAACGGCTCGCGCTCGCGCGGTCCCTGGTGGCCGACCCCGAGGTGCTCGTCCTGGACGAGCCCACGTCAGCCGTCGACTCCCACACCGAGTCCCGGGTCGCGGCCGGCATCAAACGCGTGCGCGCCGGGCGCACCACCGTGGTCTTCGCCTCGTCACCACTCCTGCTCGACCTCGCCGACCGAGTGGTCCTGGTGGACGAGGGGCAGGCGGTGGCGTGCGGCACCCACCGTGAACTCCTGCGCAGCGAACCGCGCTATCGAGCCGTGGTCACCCGGGAGACACAGGACGAGATCGAACAACGACTGGCCGCGATGGGCACCGACGGCTTCACCGGGGCAGCGATGAAGCGCACCGGCAAGATCCGCGGGCCGCTCGACACCGGTCCGTCGCCGCAGCACCGCGCCTACGGGGGGAACGAGGAATCCAGATGA
- a CDS encoding ABC transporter ATP-binding protein translates to MTDTTDTTGARLFRPVPPEFDPAAPESAATLPVAGRTTVRAYGRRMLRRHRRAFGALVLFNTLAVIASMVGPYLLGSAVQKLTDGVRELPLTRTIALFAIALVIQAVFVRMMQLRGAMLGEEMLADLREDFLVRSVRLPPGVLERAGTGDLLSRITTDIDRLSNAMREAVPQLAIGAVWAAVLIGGLAVTSPPLALAVVVAAPLLIVTCRWYFRRAPAAYRSEAAGYGAVTAALTETVQAGRTVEAHRLGARRVALSDQRIKEWTAWERHTLHLRSVLFPVITLTHTTVLVSVLLIGGSLALQGWLTIGQLTTGALLAQMLVDPVSLVLRWYDELQVAQVSLARLVGVREIEPDAGDGAVRPDGRAVEAHGVHFGYREGVDVLREVSLSVTPGTRLALVGPSGAGKSTLGRLLAGIYAPRKGSVSLGDAELSQMTAERVREHVALVNQEHHVFVGSLRDNLLLARSDADESELWAALSAVDADGWASTLEERLDTVVGSGGLALTPAQAQQIALARLVLADPHTLVLDEATSLLDPRAARDLERSLSRVLEGRTVVAIAHRLHTAHDADVIAVVEEGRISELGSHDELVAADGAYAALWRSWHG, encoded by the coding sequence ATGACCGATACGACCGATACGACCGGAGCAAGGCTCTTCCGGCCGGTGCCGCCGGAGTTCGACCCGGCAGCACCAGAGTCGGCAGCCACCCTCCCGGTCGCCGGCCGTACGACGGTACGGGCGTACGGCCGGCGCATGCTGCGGAGGCACCGGCGGGCCTTCGGCGCCCTGGTCCTCTTCAACACCCTCGCCGTGATCGCCTCCATGGTGGGCCCCTATCTGCTGGGCTCCGCCGTGCAGAAGCTGACCGACGGGGTGCGGGAGCTCCCGTTGACACGCACGATCGCCCTGTTCGCGATCGCGCTGGTGATCCAGGCCGTCTTCGTCCGGATGATGCAACTGCGCGGCGCGATGCTCGGGGAGGAGATGCTCGCCGATCTGCGCGAGGACTTCCTCGTACGGTCCGTGCGCCTGCCTCCGGGAGTGCTGGAGCGCGCCGGTACCGGTGATCTGCTCTCCCGCATCACCACCGACATCGACCGGCTCTCCAACGCCATGCGGGAGGCCGTTCCGCAACTCGCCATCGGCGCGGTGTGGGCGGCGGTGCTGATCGGCGGCCTCGCCGTGACCTCACCTCCGCTGGCCCTCGCCGTGGTGGTGGCGGCACCCCTGCTGATCGTCACCTGCCGCTGGTACTTCCGTCGGGCACCCGCCGCCTACCGCTCCGAAGCCGCCGGGTACGGCGCGGTCACCGCCGCGCTCACCGAGACCGTCCAGGCGGGTCGCACGGTGGAGGCGCACCGCCTCGGCGCCCGTCGGGTCGCCCTCTCCGACCAGCGGATCAAGGAGTGGACGGCGTGGGAGCGCCATACGCTCCATCTGCGCTCGGTGCTCTTCCCGGTGATCACCCTGACCCACACCACGGTCCTGGTGTCCGTCCTGCTGATCGGCGGCAGCCTGGCCCTCCAGGGCTGGCTCACCATCGGCCAGCTGACGACGGGCGCACTCCTGGCACAGATGTTGGTCGACCCGGTCTCGCTGGTACTGCGCTGGTACGACGAGCTCCAGGTGGCCCAGGTCTCCCTGGCCAGGTTGGTCGGGGTGCGGGAGATCGAACCGGACGCGGGTGACGGGGCGGTTCGACCCGATGGGCGCGCCGTAGAGGCACACGGGGTGCACTTCGGCTATCGCGAGGGGGTGGACGTCCTGCGCGAGGTGTCCCTCTCGGTCACCCCGGGTACGCGGCTCGCCCTGGTGGGTCCCTCGGGCGCGGGCAAGTCGACCCTGGGGCGGCTGCTCGCGGGCATCTACGCCCCGCGCAAGGGCAGTGTCTCGCTCGGTGACGCGGAGCTGTCCCAGATGACCGCCGAGCGGGTGCGCGAGCACGTGGCCCTGGTCAATCAGGAGCACCACGTCTTCGTGGGCTCGCTCCGGGACAATCTTTTGCTCGCCCGGTCCGACGCGGACGAGTCAGAACTGTGGGCGGCGCTCTCCGCGGTCGACGCGGACGGCTGGGCGAGCACGCTGGAGGAGCGGCTCGACACCGTGGTCGGCTCCGGTGGTCTGGCGCTGACTCCGGCGCAGGCGCAGCAGATAGCGCTGGCCCGATTGGTGTTGGCAGATCCGCACACCCTCGTCCTGGACGAGGCGACCTCGCTGCTGGACCCGCGGGCCGCCCGTGACCTGGAGCGTTCGCTCTCCCGTGTGCTGGAGGGCCGTACGGTCGTCGCGATCGCGCACCGGCTCCACACCGCCCATGACGCGGATGTGATCGCGGTGGTGGAGGAGGGCAGGATCAGCGAGTTGGGCAGCCATGACGAACTGGTGGCGGCCGATGGTGCGTACGCCGCGCTCTGGCGGTCCTGGCACGGCTGA
- a CDS encoding metal-dependent hydrolase, translating to MMGPAHSLSGAAAWLGVGAATAAAGHPMPWPVLVVGALICAGAALAPDLDHKAATISRAFGPISRGLCEIVDKLSFAVYQATKKPGDKRRTGGHRTLTHTWLWAVMIGGGASALAVTGGRWAVLGLLFVHLVLAVEGLLWRAARVSSDVLVWLLGATSAWILAGLLDKPGNGADWLFSAPGQEYLWLGLPIVLGALVHCIGDALTVSGCPILWPIPLGRKRWYPIGPPKAMRFRAGSWVELKVLMPAFMLLGGVGGAAALNVI from the coding sequence ATGATGGGGCCTGCGCACTCACTGTCGGGAGCCGCGGCGTGGCTGGGGGTGGGCGCGGCGACCGCCGCAGCGGGACATCCGATGCCCTGGCCCGTGCTCGTCGTCGGCGCCCTGATCTGCGCGGGAGCGGCACTCGCTCCCGATCTGGACCACAAGGCGGCGACGATATCCCGGGCCTTCGGACCGATATCCCGCGGTCTGTGCGAGATCGTCGACAAACTCTCGTTCGCCGTCTACCAGGCGACGAAGAAGCCGGGTGACAAGCGCAGGACCGGCGGTCACCGCACCCTGACCCACACCTGGCTCTGGGCGGTGATGATCGGTGGCGGCGCCTCCGCGCTGGCGGTCACCGGTGGCCGCTGGGCCGTTCTGGGACTGCTTTTCGTCCATCTGGTGCTGGCGGTCGAGGGCCTGCTGTGGCGCGCGGCCCGGGTCTCCAGCGATGTCCTGGTGTGGTTGCTCGGGGCCACGAGCGCATGGATCCTGGCGGGGCTGCTGGACAAGCCGGGCAACGGCGCGGACTGGTTGTTCAGCGCCCCCGGGCAGGAGTACCTCTGGCTCGGGCTGCCCATCGTGCTCGGTGCCCTCGTCCATTGCATCGGCGATGCGCTGACCGTCTCCGGTTGCCCCATCCTGTGGCCGATCCCGCTGGGCCGGAAGCGCTGGTATCCGATCGGGCCGCCGAAGGCGATGCGGTTCCGGGCGGGCAGCTGGGTGGAGCTGAAGGTGTTGATGCCGGCGTTCATGCTGCTCGGGGGAGTGGGCGGGGCAGCGGCGCTCAATGTGATCTGA